A window of Mucilaginibacter paludis DSM 18603 contains these coding sequences:
- a CDS encoding LytR/AlgR family response regulator transcription factor, whose protein sequence is MENVRILIVEDELIIAESLKLMLEGMGYEVPAVFRSGKETLENFKPGFADIIIMDIHLAGQLNGIDTSIEIRKISTAPIIYITDNKDEYLRKKAIYETNTVQYITKPFTRLDISVALDLAIKAIKSHELLLMRANNSSYLINESIFVRDVQGFKKIMITDILYLKAEGSYCNLTYKNGNENNIASILFSENLSFLEEKLSFAKELVRIHRSFIINVNSVKKIHENRLWVDENEIPIGKTYKSEIRDRFRFI, encoded by the coding sequence ATGGAAAATGTAAGAATTCTGATCGTAGAGGATGAATTGATAATTGCCGAATCGTTAAAACTGATGCTGGAAGGAATGGGCTATGAGGTTCCGGCCGTATTCAGATCGGGTAAGGAAACATTAGAAAATTTTAAGCCGGGCTTTGCCGATATTATTATTATGGATATACACCTTGCCGGTCAGCTTAATGGAATTGATACTTCTATCGAGATCAGGAAGATTAGTACGGCGCCGATTATTTATATAACTGACAATAAAGATGAATATTTACGAAAAAAAGCGATTTACGAAACCAATACGGTACAATATATAACCAAACCCTTTACTCGGCTTGATATTTCGGTAGCTCTTGATCTGGCTATAAAAGCGATAAAAAGCCACGAGTTGCTCCTGATGCGAGCTAACAACTCATCTTACCTGATTAATGAATCTATTTTTGTGAGAGACGTTCAGGGATTTAAAAAAATTATGATAACCGATATTCTATACCTTAAAGCCGAAGGAAGCTACTGCAACCTGACTTATAAGAATGGTAATGAAAACAACATAGCAAGCATCCTTTTTAGTGAAAATTTGAGTTTTTTAGAAGAGAAGTTGTCTTTTGCAAAAGAGTTGGTCAGAATACACCGATCTTTCATTATTAATGTTAACAGCGTAAAAAAGATACACGAAAATCGCTTGTGGGTAGATGAGAATGAGATCCCGATAGGAAAAACATACAAAAGCGAAATTAGGGACAGGTTCAGGTTTATTTAA
- a CDS encoding pYEATS domain-containing protein, which produces MKFSFLVMLLLCLLTCVQGQVLHAFLFCKTNDKNIGKFIGINYVNMENQLKVIAAALKYKYGDHHLTSVDYNLHQVNDTLNHTDIKPDDIVVLYFSTHGGRTKNHTGMFPLLDIPDSAIESFKEHLILLNKQPKILITIIEACNGYAMLEKQDRFIMGLQSGIVSLQEKLDPNQTANLKKLFTTACEIIVTAGEVGKDTYTGPDGSPFTGYFLRSLNEYIAYNEKKRSEVNWSNVLDRAKTYTSNWTATTPIPTHPIWQLRQCGTPIFISGEVKYLQSFDAVEKRDVSLKITSRRRLRFKNPYDVTLNVINASNNPIDSVQYFLHYTMEHPVLTMTNPEQDFYLSMALWGTFPIKAKVFFADGKVYDLYKNFDFSKKFKLF; this is translated from the coding sequence ATGAAGTTTAGCTTCCTGGTTATGCTATTGCTTTGTTTATTGACTTGTGTTCAAGGACAAGTATTGCATGCCTTCTTATTTTGCAAAACGAACGATAAAAACATCGGCAAATTTATCGGTATCAATTATGTAAATATGGAGAACCAGTTAAAGGTTATTGCTGCTGCTTTAAAATACAAATATGGTGACCACCATTTAACATCTGTAGATTACAATTTACACCAGGTAAATGACACTTTAAATCATACAGATATTAAACCGGATGATATCGTTGTACTCTATTTTAGTACACATGGCGGCAGGACAAAAAATCATACCGGCATGTTCCCGCTACTTGATATACCTGATTCCGCAATTGAATCATTTAAGGAGCATCTTATTCTATTGAATAAACAGCCGAAAATTCTAATTACGATCATTGAGGCTTGCAATGGCTATGCGATGTTGGAAAAACAAGATCGGTTCATCATGGGATTGCAATCAGGCATCGTAAGCCTGCAAGAAAAATTAGACCCCAACCAAACTGCCAACCTGAAGAAGTTGTTTACCACGGCATGTGAGATCATCGTAACCGCAGGTGAGGTGGGAAAGGACACCTATACCGGCCCGGATGGCTCACCTTTTACCGGCTATTTTCTTCGGTCATTAAATGAATACATAGCTTACAATGAAAAGAAAAGATCCGAGGTCAATTGGTCGAATGTTTTAGACCGTGCTAAAACCTATACCAGTAACTGGACAGCAACGACCCCAATACCTACACATCCGATTTGGCAACTTCGGCAATGTGGTACACCGATTTTTATAAGTGGGGAGGTAAAATACCTGCAAAGCTTTGATGCAGTAGAAAAGCGAGATGTAAGCTTAAAAATAACGTCGAGAAGAAGACTGAGATTTAAAAACCCTTATGACGTTACCTTAAATGTCATTAATGCCTCTAACAACCCTATAGATAGTGTGCAATATTTTTTACATTACACAATGGAACACCCGGTGCTTACTATGACAAACCCGGAACAAGACTTTTATTTAAGTATGGCGCTATGGGGTACGTTTCCCATTAAAGCCAAAGTTTTCTTTGCGGATGGCAAAGTGTATGACCTTTATAAAAATTTCGATTTCAGCAAGAAGTTCAAACTCTTTTAG
- a CDS encoding S1 family peptidase — MKYLFVLILFFSNIPLNAQNIKDKERIVEKWTKATVNVLCYSKLQRDWLLSLDSVFSAGKIDSVSYQNYIYQLIALGSTGTAIWLTYQNHNFLLTARHVLEDVSISKGSCFSEIHIIENDTIHSIDRSKFEPRPHRTFAAEVGTPSDKLFVNNTKLFKFSPVDDDMAVVNIDSSYYAYGLFKFLRLSGFQPVGIEDIDTLFKVKNGDPVFAIGYPNESVTKRKNTKELPTSYALATSPIYTIPIITNGVISDINNGKNTFEIDVFTYHGFSGGPIINKKGKLIGITHGASTPRKSNSKGNYLEYHGEFKKSTLLIPLLHDVITQVQSQQMQARSF, encoded by the coding sequence ATGAAATATCTATTCGTACTCATTCTTTTTTTTTCCAACATTCCTTTGAACGCTCAAAATATAAAGGATAAAGAGCGAATTGTTGAAAAATGGACGAAAGCAACAGTCAATGTTCTATGCTATTCGAAATTGCAAAGAGACTGGTTGTTGAGTTTAGACAGCGTTTTCAGTGCGGGTAAGATCGATTCCGTTTCCTATCAAAACTATATATACCAGCTAATCGCTTTAGGTAGCACAGGTACCGCGATATGGCTAACGTATCAAAATCATAATTTTCTACTTACAGCCAGGCATGTGCTTGAAGATGTCTCAATAAGTAAAGGGAGCTGTTTTAGCGAAATCCATATCATAGAAAACGACACCATTCACTCCATAGACCGATCAAAATTTGAGCCTCGTCCACATCGGACTTTTGCGGCTGAGGTAGGCACTCCCTCAGATAAGTTATTTGTAAATAATACGAAGTTATTTAAATTCTCTCCGGTAGATGATGATATGGCAGTTGTCAATATTGATTCGTCCTATTACGCTTATGGGCTATTCAAATTTCTGAGATTGAGTGGCTTTCAACCAGTCGGGATAGAAGATATCGACACTCTTTTCAAAGTTAAAAATGGCGATCCAGTGTTCGCAATTGGTTATCCTAATGAATCCGTAACGAAACGAAAGAATACCAAAGAACTTCCCACAAGCTATGCTTTGGCAACCAGCCCGATCTATACGATACCTATCATCACCAACGGAGTTATTTCCGATATCAATAATGGCAAAAACACCTTTGAGATAGATGTTTTTACTTATCATGGGTTTTCAGGCGGGCCAATTATCAACAAAAAGGGTAAGCTGATTGGTATTACTCATGGAGCCTCAACACCACGCAAAAGTAATTCTAAGGGAAACTATTTGGAATATCATGGCGAGTTTAAAAAGTCGACACTCCTGATACCGCTGCTTCATGATGTTATCACCCAGGTTCAATCTCAACAGATGCAGGCCCGGAGCTTCTGA